From the genome of Gorilla gorilla gorilla isolate KB3781 chromosome 4, NHGRI_mGorGor1-v2.1_pri, whole genome shotgun sequence, one region includes:
- the CCNI2 gene encoding cyclin-I2 encodes MASGAQLPPQPSSSEVSAVQSPGGRPDAGLEETALGVPLPPSPGEAPLPRSNRSRCPGTRQPGAASLHAASAAVPVRSRRGTAPAGKTADPVPAAAPEQAPRPAPQSRKPRNLEGDLDERQLLCHLQLAQDREARLWRGGKPQQDEICVAFEEVVLWLLRLQNTFYFSQSTFNLALTIFGRLLISVKVKEKYLHCATITSLRLAAKVNEEEEVCILGSPHWAALEFIPQVKDFTKHYGSDYSPNELLRMELAILDRLHWDLYIGTPLDFLTIVSKEVFTESTLNSFVPLEQLFTT; translated from the exons ATGGCCTCGGGCGCTCAGCTCCCGCCGCAGCCGTCGAGCTCAGAGGTCAGCGCCGTCCAGAGCCCAGGCGGGCGTCCCGACGCCGGTCTGGAGGAAACAGCCCTGGGTGTTCCTCTCCCGCCGTCTCCGGGGGAGGCCCCTCTGCCCCGGAGCAACCGGAGCAGGTGCCCTGGGACCCGCCAGCCCGGAGCGGCCTCCCTCCACGCCGCGTCCGCAGCAGTCCCCGTGCGGTCCCGGCGCGGTACGGCGCCAGCCGGGAAAACCGCAGACCCGGTTCCCGCCGCCGCCCCAGAGCAAGCTCCGCGGCCGGCTCCACAGTCCCGCAAGCCGCGCAACCTGGAAGGCGACCTGGACGAGCGCCAGCTGCTCTGCCACCTGCAGCTGGCCCAGGACCGCGAGGCGCGCCTGTGGCGGGGCGGCAAACCCCAG CAGGATGAAATCTGCGTCGCCTTCGAGGAAGTCGTGCTGTGGCTCCTGCGGCTTCAGAACACCTTTTACTTCTCCCAGTCCACTTTTAACCTGGCCCTCACCATCTTCGGCCGCCTCCTGATTTCAGTGAAG GTAAAAGAGAAATACCTGCATTGCGCCACAATTACTTCCTTGAGACTTGCTGCAAAAGTTAATGAAGAAGAGGAGGTATGCATCCTTGGAAGTCCACACTGGGCTGCACTTGAG tttATTCCACAAGTAAAAGACTTCACAAAGCACTATGGCTCTGACTATTCCCCGAATGAGCTGCTGAGGATGGAGCTGGCTATTCTGGACAGACTGCACTGGGACCTCTATATTGGGACGCCGCTGGACTTCTTGACTATAGTGAGTAAGGAGGTGTTTACAGAGTCTACCCTAAACTCGTTTGTGCCTTTGGAACAGCTGTTTACAACATAG